AAGCTCTGATCCATGTGAAGGGATTAAGAGAATCTATGATCCGGCAGGAATCCACTTTTATCTTGGGCTTCCCCGGCTCAAGCTGGCTCGTCCCGGGAAAGAGGAACCGCGGATATTGCCTCCTGAATGAAATGAACACGACGGCGTGATTCTTTGCAAGCTCCCTGTGGAGAACGGCAAGATACTGCGCTATGCCGCCCCTCAAAGGAAAAGCCGGACCGATGATGGCTATTTTCAATTGTTACTCTCTCACTCCCAGGAGAAAGACTCTGTCACCCCACATTCCGGTCAGTCGCGTAAGAGAAGAGTTCAATGTCTCAAGCAAGGTAAACAATACTTTTTCAGGACCGGAGAATTTTCTTGGATTGGCAGGCATCTTCGTGACGATTGTTCGCCTGACTTTGAATCCGGCTGCTTCAACGAAGAGGGCAAGTGTCCGTGGCGTGAATTCAATCAGGTGGTACGGGGGCGAGAAGAGAGTCTTCTTTCTCCTGGATATTGAGTAGCCAAGCATCCCCAGTCTTCTCGAGAGCGTATCCAACGACGTGGGGACAGCGACCGCCAATATGCCGCCAGGTCTTAGAATTCGCCTCACTTCGCGGAGATCGTCGAGCGGGAATTCAACGTGTTCGATGACATCCCCCAGGAAAGCAGCATCAAAGCTTTCATCGGGAAGGCCGGCGCTCGAAAGAGTTCCTTTGTGGACGGGCAGTCCAAGCTCCTCGCACGCGAATCTGGATGCTTCGGGAGAAGGCTCAACTCCGAAGACTTCCCATCCCTCGCCCATTGCAGTCTTGAGGAAGTAGCCTCCGGCGCAGCCGATCTCAATTATCTTTCCCTTCTTCCCGAGAGAAGCCTCTATCTTGCCGAGCGTATCAAGGTTCCCCGCTCTCATGTGAATCTCACTTCCAAAGTACTCTCCGGAATGTCCACATCTGAAGTCGCCGTCAAAATAAGACTTTCCGTACATGATCTCGAGCTCTGCTTCCTTCGGCTTCCGGGAGAGAAACGCGACGCCGCAGCGTCTGCACTTGACGGCGGGAAACCTCTTAGAAAGATAGAGGTATTCAAAGGGAAGATTCTTCAGGATTTCGGAGCTGCAAAGGGGACAAAGAGAAGTTCTCTCGGGCAAGGGCTCACCCAACCTCCCATGTATCAAGTCCTCTGAACTCGAATCCAAACTCGACTATCTGTCCGCCCAGTTCCTCCAGCCTTTCTGCAACAATGTGCTTCTTGCCGAAGTCACAGAAAAGGAGCAGATATCCGCCTCCACCGGCGCCAAGGATCTTGCCGCCGATCGCACCGTTCTTTCTTGCCACATCGTAGAGCTCGTCTATGCTTTCGTCAGTAATGGCCTTGTCGAGTTTCTTCTTGTTGCCCCAAGAGAGATGCAGAAGCTCGCCAAACTCAGAGAGCTTTCCGAGGAGAAGCAAGTCCTTCATGACGATCGCATCCTGTTTTATCGCATCAAGCGCACGGACTACTTCCTCTTTCCGTTCGATGTAGGACCTGGTCTGCCTGGCAACAATGTTTGCCGACAGCCGCGTCTTGCCGGTGTAGCAGAGCAATAGACCATACTCTAGCTCGTTAATGACCGACGGCTTCATCCTGAGCGAATTCACAACGGTCTTGCCGTTTCCAAACTCAATGAAGTTGAATCCTCCGAAAGTTGCCGCGTACTGATCCTGTCTCCCTCCGGCAATCCCAAGACCAACTCTCTCAATCTCGTACGCAAGCTCTGCAATCCCGTAATCGGTAAGAGGAGTTTTCAACCAGTTCACAAATGTCCCGATGAGAGAAACGACCATTGTTGAAGAAGAGCCGAGTCCCGAGCCGGGTGGAGCATCAGTATGGATGAAGAGATCAAATCCGGATTCCGCACTCATCCTTTCTGCGACTGCTCTCACCAGACCGAGTTCTGAATCGACAGCCATGCTTTTGCCTTTTGAATACTTTGCGACAACGTCATAATCGAGAGACGTGATGGTGAGCTTCTCATCCTTTCTTTCAACAAGAGACGAGAAGGCATACTTGTTGATCGTCGCACTGATAACCGCCCCTCCCCTTTCCTCCGGATAAGGGGAAACGTCGGTCCCCCCGCCGCAGAATGAAATCCTCAGAGGAGCCCTGCTTCTTACAATTCTACTTGCCACGCTTCAAGCCCCTAGTCAGAAACAGAATAGAACAATCTCCGGAATCGAACCCTTCATGCTACTCAGAAGCACTGCTTACCGTTGACCTATTCCTTTACCTTCCGGGAAGGATAGGCTCTCTTCACGCCGAGCCTGGCTATCATTTCGCCCAGAAGTCCAAGCGAAATGAATTGAATCGCGAGGATGATCAACCCCACGCCAAAAAGCAGAAGCGGTCTCACTCTCAGAGGTTCCCCCCTCAGCCATTCAATGCCAAAATAGAGATTGATCAGCAGT
Above is a genomic segment from Candidatus Eisenbacteria bacterium containing:
- a CDS encoding GHMP kinase, whose translation is MASRIVRSRAPLRISFCGGGTDVSPYPEERGGAVISATINKYAFSSLVERKDEKLTITSLDYDVVAKYSKGKSMAVDSELGLVRAVAERMSAESGFDLFIHTDAPPGSGLGSSSTMVVSLIGTFVNWLKTPLTDYGIAELAYEIERVGLGIAGGRQDQYAATFGGFNFIEFGNGKTVVNSLRMKPSVINELEYGLLLCYTGKTRLSANIVARQTRSYIERKEEVVRALDAIKQDAIVMKDLLLLGKLSEFGELLHLSWGNKKKLDKAITDESIDELYDVARKNGAIGGKILGAGGGGYLLLFCDFGKKHIVAERLEELGGQIVEFGFEFRGLDTWEVG
- a CDS encoding class I SAM-dependent methyltransferase, whose protein sequence is MPERTSLCPLCSSEILKNLPFEYLYLSKRFPAVKCRRCGVAFLSRKPKEAELEIMYGKSYFDGDFRCGHSGEYFGSEIHMRAGNLDTLGKIEASLGKKGKIIEIGCAGGYFLKTAMGEGWEVFGVEPSPEASRFACEELGLPVHKGTLSSAGLPDESFDAAFLGDVIEHVEFPLDDLREVRRILRPGGILAVAVPTSLDTLSRRLGMLGYSISRRKKTLFSPPYHLIEFTPRTLALFVEAAGFKVRRTIVTKMPANPRKFSGPEKVLFTLLETLNSSLTRLTGMWGDRVFLLGVRE